From one Marinobacter sp. LV10MA510-1 genomic stretch:
- the pepN gene encoding aminopeptidase N, with translation MPSNQPQTIYLSDYKVPAYLVDTADLRFELFEDGARVHSTLAFRRNPQSQELDAPLQLHGDSLKLESLVLNGEAVTQSNYSVSNELLTVNQVPEHFTLQVVTWIEPQNNTRLEGLYKSSAMFCTQCEAEGFRCITYFPDRPDVMARFSTRIEADKTAYPVLLSNGNPVEQGDLSDGRHFVTWEDPFPKPAYLFALVAGDLLEKQDSFTTMSGRKVDLRMYVEPRNSEKCDYALDSLKRAMAWDEKTYGREYDLDIFMIVAVDDFNMGAMENKGLNIFNSSCVLASQETATDMAFERIESIVAHEYFHNWSGNRVTCRDWFQLSLKEGFTVFRDTQFSGDMGSATVKRIEDATVLRTAQFAEDAGPMAHSVRPASYMEITNFYTLTIYVKGAEVVRMIHTLLGPDLFRKGSDLYFERHDGQAVTTDDFVKAMEDASGRDLGQFRLWYQQAGTPQMAIRDQYDESAGVYRLHIEQTLPDTPGQTDKQPQHIPFALGLLGSRGEALALALSAEELASGDAPQERVLELTEASHSFEFHGLSERPVPSLLRHFSAPVRVSYLWTREQLLFLMNYDSDGFNRWDAGQRLAIDVIQQMIGAPKDVIVDTRLVGAFRHLISDSDLDQALVAKMLVLPTVAYLAELTDGADVPAIHRARRRVAKHLAIALRDELVACYRRNIDSGPYQLGPDAVARRSLRNTALAWLLLINDEEGRSLGLSQYRDADNMTDRMGALKAFVNSGYDDDRAATLNDFYQTFQHDPQVVEQWFSVQAASRRTGQLSHIHALLEHPAFDWKNPNKIRAVIGAFAGQNLVNFHNPDGSGYQFLADQVCKLDDSNPQIAARLVGPLTRWRKFAPEYSQQMQTALMQIRDKENLSRDLYEVVHKSLAD, from the coding sequence ATGCCTAGCAATCAGCCGCAAACCATTTATCTGAGCGATTACAAGGTGCCCGCCTATCTGGTGGATACCGCCGACCTGCGATTTGAACTGTTCGAAGACGGCGCACGGGTGCACAGCACCCTGGCTTTTCGCCGTAACCCTCAGTCCCAAGAGCTCGATGCGCCTTTGCAACTGCACGGCGACAGCCTGAAGCTGGAAAGCCTGGTATTGAACGGCGAAGCCGTGACTCAGAGTAACTACAGCGTCAGCAACGAGTTGTTGACCGTTAACCAGGTGCCTGAGCACTTCACTCTGCAAGTGGTCACCTGGATAGAGCCCCAAAACAACACCCGCCTGGAAGGCCTGTACAAATCGTCTGCCATGTTCTGCACCCAGTGCGAAGCCGAAGGTTTCCGCTGCATCACCTATTTCCCAGACCGCCCAGACGTGATGGCCCGCTTCAGCACCCGTATTGAAGCGGACAAAACCGCCTATCCGGTGCTTTTATCGAACGGCAACCCCGTCGAACAGGGCGACCTGAGCGATGGCCGCCACTTCGTGACCTGGGAAGATCCGTTCCCGAAACCGGCCTATTTGTTTGCCTTGGTCGCCGGTGATCTGTTGGAAAAGCAGGACAGCTTCACCACCATGAGCGGCCGCAAAGTAGACCTGCGCATGTACGTAGAGCCCCGCAACTCTGAAAAATGCGACTACGCGCTGGACTCCCTGAAACGCGCCATGGCGTGGGACGAAAAAACCTACGGCCGCGAATACGACCTCGACATATTCATGATCGTCGCAGTCGATGATTTCAACATGGGCGCCATGGAAAACAAGGGCTTGAACATCTTCAACTCCTCGTGCGTGCTGGCCAGCCAGGAAACAGCGACGGATATGGCGTTCGAGCGCATTGAATCCATTGTCGCCCACGAATACTTCCACAACTGGTCCGGCAACCGGGTTACCTGCCGCGACTGGTTCCAGCTCAGCTTGAAAGAAGGTTTCACCGTGTTCCGCGATACCCAGTTCTCCGGGGACATGGGTTCGGCCACGGTCAAGCGTATTGAAGACGCCACTGTGCTGCGTACCGCCCAGTTTGCCGAAGACGCAGGCCCCATGGCCCACTCGGTGCGCCCGGCGTCTTACATGGAAATCACCAACTTCTACACCCTGACCATTTATGTAAAGGGCGCCGAAGTGGTGCGTATGATTCACACCCTGCTGGGGCCGGATCTGTTCCGCAAAGGCAGTGACCTGTACTTTGAACGCCACGACGGCCAGGCCGTCACCACGGACGACTTCGTCAAAGCCATGGAAGACGCCTCAGGCCGTGATCTTGGCCAGTTCCGCTTGTGGTACCAGCAAGCCGGTACGCCGCAGATGGCGATCCGTGACCAATACGACGAAAGCGCCGGCGTTTATCGCCTGCACATCGAACAAACCCTGCCAGACACCCCGGGCCAAACCGACAAACAACCTCAGCACATTCCCTTTGCTTTGGGCCTGTTGGGCAGCCGCGGTGAGGCTTTGGCGCTGGCGTTAAGTGCCGAGGAATTGGCCAGCGGCGACGCACCTCAAGAGCGCGTGCTGGAACTCACCGAAGCCAGCCACAGCTTTGAATTTCACGGCCTCAGCGAACGCCCGGTGCCATCCCTGCTGCGGCACTTTTCAGCACCGGTGCGGGTGAGCTATCTATGGACCCGCGAACAACTGCTGTTCCTGATGAACTACGACTCAGACGGCTTCAACCGTTGGGACGCGGGCCAGCGCCTGGCCATAGACGTTATCCAGCAGATGATTGGCGCGCCAAAAGACGTCATCGTAGATACTCGCCTGGTCGGCGCTTTCCGCCACCTGATCAGCGATTCCGATCTGGATCAGGCGCTGGTGGCTAAAATGCTGGTGTTGCCCACGGTGGCTTATCTGGCCGAACTGACCGATGGCGCCGACGTGCCTGCCATTCACCGGGCCCGCCGCCGGGTGGCGAAGCATCTGGCGATTGCCCTGCGCGATGAGCTGGTAGCCTGCTACCGCCGCAACATCGACAGCGGCCCTTACCAGCTTGGCCCTGACGCCGTTGCCCGCCGCAGTCTGCGCAATACCGCTCTGGCCTGGCTGCTGCTGATCAACGATGAAGAAGGCCGCTCCCTGGGCTTAAGCCAGTATCGCGACGCCGACAACATGACCGACCGCATGGGTGCACTGAAGGCGTTTGTGAACTCCGGTTACGACGACGATCGTGCGGCCACCCTGAACGATTTTTACCAGACCTTTCAGCACGACCCCCAAGTGGTGGAACAGTGGTTCTCGGTACAGGCGGCCAGCCGTCGCACCGGGCAGCTGTCACACATTCACGCGTTGCTGGAACACCCGGCCTTTGATTGGAAAAACCCCAACAAAATCCGCGCGGTGATCGGCGCCTTCGCCGGCCAGAACCTGGTTAACTTCCACAATCCGGACGGCTCCGGCTATCAGTTCCTGGCCGACCAGGTCTGCAAACTAGACGACAGCAACCCGCAAATTGCCGCGCGGCTCGTAGGCCCGCTGACCCGCTGGCGCAAATTCGCCCCCGAGTACAGCCAGCAAATGCAAACAGCGCTAATGCAAATTCGCGACAAAGAAAACCTGTCCCGCGACCTGTACGAAGTAGTACACAAAAGCCTGGCGGACTAG
- a CDS encoding DUF2797 domain-containing protein, with translation MTQTSVNPVDVSGRLRKMPASAGNPVGSPVQYQLRLGDDHVALNELIGQPISIEFDGVIRCINCDRVTKKSFSQGFCFPCMRKLAACDSCIMSPEKCHFHLGTCREPEWGQANCMVEHVVYLANSSGLKVGITRGTQVPTRWIDQGAVDAIPMLRVATRQLSGFVEVACKAHVADRTNWRTMLKGETTELNLAEERDKLLALVAEELDALRAEHGADSIRAVQEPSMGLSYPVDVWPQKVTSHNLDKTPRVSGVLQGVKGQYLILDTGVINIRKYTGYQVRFCAPANTGDSNA, from the coding sequence TTGACTCAAACATCCGTAAACCCGGTGGACGTCAGCGGCCGCCTGCGCAAAATGCCCGCCAGTGCGGGCAATCCAGTCGGCTCTCCAGTGCAGTACCAACTGCGCCTGGGCGATGATCATGTCGCACTGAACGAACTGATCGGCCAGCCCATCAGCATTGAGTTTGACGGGGTGATTCGCTGCATCAACTGCGACCGCGTCACCAAAAAAAGCTTCAGCCAGGGTTTCTGCTTTCCCTGCATGCGCAAGCTGGCGGCCTGCGACAGCTGCATCATGAGCCCGGAAAAGTGCCACTTTCACCTGGGCACCTGCCGCGAACCCGAATGGGGGCAGGCCAACTGCATGGTCGAGCACGTGGTTTACCTGGCCAACTCGTCGGGTTTAAAAGTCGGCATTACCCGCGGCACCCAAGTGCCTACCCGCTGGATTGACCAGGGTGCAGTAGACGCCATTCCCATGCTACGGGTAGCCACCCGCCAGTTGTCCGGTTTTGTGGAAGTGGCCTGCAAAGCCCACGTGGCAGATCGCACCAATTGGCGTACCATGTTAAAAGGCGAAACCACCGAGCTGAACCTGGCCGAAGAACGCGACAAACTGCTGGCCCTGGTGGCCGAAGAACTGGACGCCCTGCGCGCAGAACATGGCGCAGACAGCATCCGCGCGGTGCAGGAACCGTCTATGGGTTTAAGTTATCCGGTTGACGTTTGGCCGCAGAAAGTAACATCGCACAACCTGGACAAAACACCCCGCGTGTCTGGCGTACTACAAGGCGTAAAAGGCCAGTACCTGATTCTGGACACGGGCGTGATCAACATTCGCAAATACACCGGTTATCAAGTTCGATTCTGCGCACCGGCAAACACGGGAGACAGCAATGCCTAG
- a CDS encoding YeaC family protein has product MTYEELIKRLDPNVYRSLRQSIEMGKWPDGRKVSPEQRSISLEAVIHYENTHNMPEEERTGYIDRGAKAGTDCDPTVRMQKKAAKNAAKTDAASGSSDDSDGSDQYTEVKV; this is encoded by the coding sequence ATGACTTACGAAGAATTGATTAAACGGCTAGACCCAAACGTCTACCGCAGCCTGCGCCAGTCTATTGAAATGGGTAAATGGCCCGATGGCCGCAAAGTCAGCCCAGAGCAGCGCTCCATCAGCCTGGAAGCGGTGATTCACTACGAAAACACCCACAATATGCCGGAAGAAGAGCGCACCGGTTACATAGACCGCGGCGCAAAAGCCGGCACCGACTGCGATCCCACTGTGCGCATGCAGAAAAAAGCCGCGAAAAACGCTGCTAAAACAGACGCTGCGAGTGGCAGCAGCGACGACAGCGACGGCTCCGATCAGTACACCGAGGTAAAAGTTTGA
- a CDS encoding rhomboid family intramembrane serine protease, which translates to MDDQQIKPGRRSPLVNGRWQPSPGHAPVVISLIVIAVVTVWLTSMSSNELAAGLMVVDPRQYEWFSLADRLNALLDTLSKGQIWRLITPDFLHFSWTHIIFNSVMLWFLGSQIEFIDGRTRLLVLALVASLLSNGLQYLVTGPLFGGLSGVVYAILGYCWLSQRRLPRFQFPPALITFALAWMVLGFTPLPNMLGMGNMANEAHLGGFVAGLLVAVLLPPPARRR; encoded by the coding sequence ATGGACGATCAACAGATAAAACCCGGCCGCCGTTCACCCCTCGTCAATGGCCGTTGGCAACCGTCACCCGGCCATGCACCGGTGGTGATCAGTCTCATCGTGATTGCGGTGGTTACGGTGTGGCTAACCTCTATGAGCAGCAACGAACTGGCTGCCGGCTTGATGGTAGTCGACCCTCGCCAGTACGAATGGTTCAGCTTGGCTGACCGCCTGAATGCGTTGCTGGATACCCTGTCGAAGGGACAGATATGGCGCCTGATTACGCCAGATTTTCTGCACTTCAGCTGGACCCACATCATCTTTAATTCGGTGATGTTATGGTTCCTGGGCAGTCAGATCGAGTTTATTGACGGCCGCACCCGGCTGCTGGTGTTGGCGTTGGTGGCCAGCCTGCTGTCCAATGGCCTGCAGTACCTGGTTACCGGCCCGTTGTTTGGCGGCCTGTCGGGCGTGGTTTATGCCATTCTGGGTTATTGCTGGCTAAGCCAGCGGCGGCTGCCCAGATTCCAGTTCCCGCCGGCGCTGATCACCTTCGCCCTGGCGTGGATGGTCCTGGGCTTTACCCCGCTGCCCAACATGCTGGGCATGGGCAACATGGCCAACGAAGCCCATCTAGGTGGTTTTGTGGCGGGGTTGCTAGTGGCTGTCCTGTTACCCCCGCCGGCTCGCCGACGATAA
- a CDS encoding metallophosphoesterase → MATPSSNPCRGYDIIGDIHGCSLTLESLLQRMGYAKVKGVYEHKRRQVIFIGDIIDRGPRIREALHLVRDMVERGSARIVMGNHEYNALGYCTRARPGSGNTYLREHIPRHDRLIKETLQQFNAHPGEWKDFLAWFYTIPLFIDDEHFRAVHACWDDGLISRFRQEHPDGCITEDFLHASSVLDSFPGEVMDTLLRGTDLRLPEGVAITGSDGFVRKFFRTKFWADDPHTYADVVFQPDPLPADVALHVLTPDEHRQLLSYPLDAPPVFVGHYWMDGKPSQLKSNVACVDFSAVKYGKLAAYRMDGERVLSPDKFVWVDVQWPSDLDQRNYPTNEDSLAR, encoded by the coding sequence ATGGCCACACCGTCCAGCAATCCCTGCCGCGGCTACGACATTATTGGCGATATTCACGGCTGTTCGCTCACTTTGGAAAGCCTGTTGCAACGGATGGGCTACGCCAAGGTGAAAGGCGTGTATGAGCACAAGCGCCGCCAGGTCATTTTTATTGGCGACATTATCGACCGTGGCCCACGCATCCGCGAAGCGCTGCACCTGGTGCGCGACATGGTCGAGCGTGGCTCCGCCCGCATTGTGATGGGCAACCACGAGTACAACGCCCTGGGCTACTGCACCCGTGCCCGCCCGGGCAGCGGCAATACCTACCTGCGTGAGCACATACCCCGCCACGACCGCCTGATCAAAGAAACTCTTCAGCAGTTCAACGCCCACCCCGGCGAGTGGAAAGACTTCCTGGCGTGGTTTTACACCATCCCGCTGTTTATAGACGACGAACACTTCCGCGCCGTGCACGCCTGCTGGGACGATGGCCTGATTAGCCGCTTCCGCCAGGAACATCCTGACGGCTGTATTACCGAAGACTTTCTACACGCCTCGTCGGTGCTCGATTCTTTCCCCGGCGAAGTGATGGACACCCTGCTGCGCGGCACCGATTTGCGCTTGCCGGAAGGTGTCGCGATTACCGGCAGTGACGGATTTGTACGCAAGTTTTTCCGCACTAAGTTCTGGGCAGACGACCCACACACCTACGCCGACGTGGTATTCCAGCCCGACCCCTTGCCCGCAGACGTGGCACTGCATGTGCTAACGCCGGATGAACATCGCCAGCTATTGAGCTATCCGCTGGATGCGCCTCCGGTGTTTGTGGGCCATTACTGGATGGACGGTAAACCGTCACAACTAAAGTCCAATGTGGCCTGCGTTGACTTCAGCGCGGTGAAATACGGCAAGCTGGCGGCCTATCGTATGGACGGCGAAAGAGTCTTGTCGCCGGATAAATTCGTATGGGTAGATGTGCAATGGCCGAGCGACTTGGACCAACGCAATTACCCCACCAACGAAGACAGTTTGGCACGCTAA
- a CDS encoding NAD(+) kinase, whose protein sequence is MEQFRNIGVIGRMGSVKVVETLRQLKQYLVANNYQVILEEDTASILPGHGQQVASKRLLGEICDLVIVVGGDGSLLGAARELAKSKIPLLGVNRGRLGFLTDISPSDLEERLSKVLKGEYIVEHRFLLDGHVERNGKPLGFGTALNDVVLHPGKSTRMIGFDLFIDGHFVYAQRSDGLIVATPTGSTAYSLSAGGPIMHPKLDAIVLVPMFPHTLSSRPIVVDGRSEIKLVIGETNEAYPQVSFDGQMNIACAPGDIIRISKKPFKIRLIHPTDHNFYATCRDKLGWASNTTAS, encoded by the coding sequence ATGGAGCAATTCCGCAACATTGGTGTTATTGGCCGCATGGGCAGCGTTAAGGTGGTTGAAACCCTGCGCCAGCTCAAACAATATCTGGTCGCCAATAATTACCAGGTCATTCTGGAAGAAGACACCGCCAGCATACTTCCCGGCCACGGCCAGCAGGTCGCCAGTAAAAGGCTGCTGGGTGAAATTTGCGATCTGGTGATTGTTGTCGGCGGCGACGGCAGCTTGCTGGGTGCTGCCCGTGAACTGGCGAAGTCCAAAATACCCCTGTTGGGCGTTAATCGCGGCCGCCTCGGTTTTCTGACCGATATCTCCCCCAGCGATCTGGAAGAGCGCCTGAGCAAAGTGCTTAAGGGCGAATACATTGTTGAGCACCGCTTTTTATTGGACGGCCACGTAGAGCGCAACGGTAAACCCCTGGGCTTTGGCACGGCGCTGAACGATGTGGTGCTGCACCCGGGCAAATCCACCCGCATGATCGGCTTTGACCTGTTTATCGACGGCCACTTCGTGTACGCCCAGCGGTCCGATGGCCTGATTGTCGCCACGCCTACCGGCTCCACTGCTTATTCTTTGTCCGCCGGTGGCCCCATTATGCATCCCAAGCTGGATGCTATTGTGCTGGTGCCTATGTTCCCGCACACCCTCAGCAGCCGCCCCATCGTGGTGGACGGTCGCAGCGAAATAAAACTGGTGATTGGCGAAACAAACGAAGCCTATCCGCAGGTCAGTTTTGACGGCCAGATGAACATTGCCTGCGCGCCGGGCGATATCATTCGTATTAGTAAAAAGCCGTTCAAAATCCGTTTGATTCACCCAACCGATCACAACTTTTACGCCACCTGCCGGGATAAACTTGGCTGGGCCAGCAACACAACAGCGAGTTGA
- a CDS encoding protein-export chaperone SecB codes for MKIQLVNNRVRRLSLSEDEVAKKDDFSFSLSNGFTEEESTSFFVLFDLAITSEQGYKLEISYEASFSTDAPISSDFKESAFPIVNAPAIAYPYLRSFISLVTLNSGYEPLILPTINFQAMANKGIDNTTDL; via the coding sequence ATGAAAATTCAGTTAGTTAATAACAGAGTTAGGCGGCTTAGCCTAAGTGAAGATGAAGTAGCTAAAAAAGACGACTTTTCTTTCAGCCTTTCGAATGGGTTTACAGAAGAAGAGTCAACATCTTTTTTTGTTTTGTTTGATTTGGCGATTACATCCGAGCAAGGTTATAAATTAGAAATTTCATATGAAGCCAGTTTTAGCACTGATGCGCCTATAAGTTCTGATTTTAAAGAATCTGCATTCCCAATAGTGAATGCACCGGCTATTGCGTACCCTTATCTCCGCAGTTTCATAAGCTTAGTTACGCTGAATTCAGGCTATGAGCCTCTAATATTGCCAACGATCAACTTCCAGGCGATGGCGAATAAAGGGATCGACAATACTACTGATTTGTAA
- a CDS encoding NADPH-dependent 2,4-dienoyl-CoA reductase: MTVTNANAAATPGLSKYPHLLEPLDLGFTKLRNRALMGSMHTGLEEAKNGFERLAAFYSERARGGVALIVTGGIAPNEEGGVFQHAAKMTTDDEVKQHQVITDAVHQADGKICMQILHAGRYAYSPALVGPSAIQAPINPFTPKELDEAGIEKQIEDYAVCAKLAQKAGYDGVEIMGSEGYFINQFIVAHTNQRTDQWGGSYENRIRLPIEIVRRVRERVGPNFILIYRLSMLDLIEDGSTWEEVVQLAKEIEKAGATLINTGIGWHEARIPTIATSVPRGAFSKVTARLKSEVSIPLITTNRINMPEVAEKILAEGDADMVSMARPFLADAELVQKAAEDRSHEINTCIGCNQACLDHTFSNKLTSCLVNPRACHETELNYVKTANPKNIAVVGAGPAGMAAASVAAERGHKVTLYDAGEEIGGQFNVAKLIPGKEEFYETLRYYGVMLKKHNVDVRLNARVSAKELIASGYDEVILATGVQPRMPDIDGIEHPSVISYLDALKSRKPVGKRVAVIGAGGIGFDVSEFITHQGASAALDTDEFMKEWGVDFSAQHRGGVKGIEPQLPEPARQVYLLQRKTSKIGKNLGKTTGWIHRTSLRHREVQMIPGVTYRKIDDQGLHITVTAKRAEQGEDKLLPVDTIIICAGQDPMRELQAELEAAKVSTHLIGGADVAAELDAKRAINQGCFLAAEL; the protein is encoded by the coding sequence ATGACCGTGACTAATGCCAATGCAGCCGCCACACCAGGCCTAAGCAAATACCCCCACCTACTGGAACCGCTGGACCTGGGTTTTACCAAGCTGCGCAACCGCGCGTTGATGGGCTCTATGCACACCGGCCTGGAAGAAGCCAAAAACGGTTTTGAGCGCCTGGCCGCGTTTTACTCTGAGCGCGCCCGCGGCGGCGTAGCCCTGATTGTCACCGGCGGTATTGCACCTAATGAAGAAGGTGGCGTATTTCAGCACGCCGCAAAAATGACCACCGATGACGAAGTCAAACAACACCAAGTCATCACCGATGCCGTGCACCAGGCCGATGGCAAAATCTGCATGCAGATCCTGCACGCCGGCCGCTACGCCTACTCACCGGCGTTGGTGGGGCCGTCTGCCATTCAGGCGCCTATTAATCCGTTCACTCCCAAAGAGCTGGACGAAGCCGGTATTGAAAAGCAGATTGAAGACTACGCCGTGTGCGCGAAGTTGGCCCAGAAGGCCGGCTACGACGGCGTCGAAATCATGGGTTCTGAAGGCTACTTTATCAATCAGTTTATTGTGGCCCACACCAACCAGCGCACGGACCAGTGGGGCGGTAGCTACGAAAACCGCATTCGCCTGCCGATTGAAATTGTGCGCCGTGTGCGTGAGCGGGTCGGGCCCAACTTCATTCTGATTTATCGCCTGTCGATGCTGGATTTGATCGAAGACGGCAGCACCTGGGAAGAAGTGGTGCAGCTGGCCAAAGAAATCGAAAAAGCCGGCGCTACTCTTATCAACACCGGCATTGGCTGGCACGAAGCCCGCATACCCACCATCGCCACTTCCGTTCCCCGCGGCGCCTTTTCCAAGGTCACCGCGCGGTTAAAAAGCGAAGTCAGCATTCCGCTGATTACCACCAATCGCATCAACATGCCGGAAGTGGCAGAGAAAATTCTGGCCGAAGGCGACGCCGATATGGTGTCCATGGCGCGGCCTTTTCTTGCGGATGCTGAGTTGGTGCAGAAAGCCGCTGAAGATCGCTCCCATGAAATCAACACCTGCATCGGTTGCAATCAGGCCTGTCTGGATCACACATTCAGCAATAAACTCACCAGTTGCCTGGTCAACCCAAGGGCCTGTCACGAAACCGAACTGAATTACGTGAAAACCGCCAATCCGAAAAACATTGCGGTGGTGGGCGCGGGCCCTGCGGGCATGGCAGCCGCATCGGTTGCGGCCGAACGCGGCCACAAGGTCACCCTGTATGACGCGGGCGAAGAAATTGGCGGTCAGTTTAACGTTGCCAAACTGATCCCCGGCAAGGAAGAGTTTTACGAAACCTTGCGTTATTACGGCGTTATGTTGAAAAAGCACAATGTTGACGTGCGTCTGAACGCCCGCGTTAGCGCCAAAGAGCTGATTGCCAGCGGTTATGACGAAGTCATTCTGGCCACCGGCGTTCAGCCGCGCATGCCAGACATCGACGGCATCGAACACCCCAGCGTTATCAGCTACCTGGACGCCCTGAAAAGTCGCAAGCCCGTAGGCAAGCGGGTTGCAGTCATCGGCGCCGGTGGTATCGGTTTTGACGTGTCCGAGTTCATTACCCATCAGGGTGCTTCCGCCGCCCTGGATACTGACGAATTCATGAAAGAGTGGGGTGTAGACTTCAGCGCTCAGCATCGTGGCGGTGTTAAAGGCATAGAACCCCAGCTGCCAGAGCCGGCGCGTCAGGTGTACCTGCTACAGCGCAAAACCTCGAAAATCGGTAAGAACCTGGGTAAGACAACGGGCTGGATTCACCGTACATCACTAAGGCACCGTGAAGTACAGATGATTCCGGGCGTCACTTATCGCAAGATTGACGACCAAGGCCTGCACATCACCGTGACCGCCAAGCGGGCGGAGCAGGGCGAAGACAAACTCTTGCCGGTGGACACCATCATCATCTGCGCAGGCCAGGACCCAATGCGCGAGCTTCAGGCAGAACTGGAAGCTGCCAAGGTTTCAACGCATCTGATTGGTGGTGCCGACGTGGCAGCGGAGCTAGACGCCAAACGCGCCATCAACCAGGGCTGCTTCCTGGCGGCCGAGTTATAA
- a CDS encoding AraC family transcriptional regulator: MPTTKTTKLKPAYALGDISVLYAAVLLRAAAAEGADAAALAQRFRLDAQTLESAEARISIPHYMRLGHAAITETGNRALGLRMGALSRPVDAGLAGLAGECAASAGAGLSTLIRYALLTSQNSRGLPEVQSATRKAVFYSIRPYNDYNCFVVDSVLAAWTQFLRTLTGDYGVLEKVQIEYPSQGMDELYESWFRCPVQFGAPENSLMVKADTWQQTTRQAQPAMHGAMVRQCEQQLQQVQRGWKLQEQVQHCLTPLFRGETPALGTVAAKLGLTPWTLQRQLAAEGIKYKDLVDNTRQQLAVDYLRETRLSLAEVSWLLGFANPAAFHKAYRRWFAVSPGEHRKRLIDRVQASRGPDRGRI; the protein is encoded by the coding sequence ATGCCAACAACAAAGACGACCAAACTCAAACCGGCTTACGCTCTGGGTGACATAAGCGTGCTCTATGCTGCGGTGCTGTTGCGCGCCGCCGCTGCAGAAGGTGCAGACGCCGCGGCGCTGGCGCAACGGTTTCGGCTAGACGCACAAACCCTGGAGTCTGCAGAGGCACGCATCAGCATTCCTCATTACATGCGCCTGGGCCATGCCGCCATCACCGAAACTGGCAACCGCGCTCTGGGTTTGCGTATGGGGGCGCTGTCACGGCCGGTGGATGCAGGCTTGGCAGGGTTGGCTGGCGAGTGCGCCGCCAGCGCTGGCGCCGGCCTGAGCACGCTGATTCGCTATGCCCTGCTCACCAGCCAAAACAGCCGCGGTTTACCCGAGGTACAGAGCGCAACTCGCAAAGCGGTGTTTTATTCCATCCGCCCTTATAACGACTACAACTGCTTTGTGGTGGATTCGGTTCTGGCGGCCTGGACCCAGTTTTTGCGAACGCTGACCGGCGATTATGGGGTGCTGGAAAAAGTGCAGATTGAGTACCCGTCGCAAGGAATGGACGAGCTGTATGAAAGCTGGTTCCGCTGCCCGGTGCAGTTTGGCGCTCCTGAAAACAGCCTGATGGTAAAAGCCGACACCTGGCAGCAAACGACCCGCCAGGCCCAACCGGCCATGCACGGCGCGATGGTTCGGCAATGTGAGCAGCAATTACAGCAAGTGCAACGGGGCTGGAAGCTGCAAGAGCAGGTGCAGCATTGCCTGACCCCCCTATTCCGGGGCGAAACCCCGGCCCTGGGCACCGTCGCCGCAAAACTGGGCCTGACGCCCTGGACCCTGCAACGGCAACTGGCCGCCGAAGGCATAAAGTATAAAGATTTAGTCGACAACACCCGCCAGCAACTGGCCGTGGACTACCTGCGCGAAACCCGCCTGTCGCTGGCGGAAGTGTCGTGGCTGCTGGGCTTTGCCAATCCGGCGGCTTTTCATAAGGCTTACAGGCGCTGGTTTGCGGTTAGTCCAGGGGAGCATCGGAAGCGGCTGATTGATCGGGTGCAGGCAAGTCGAGGGCCAGACCGGGGACGGATTTGA
- a CDS encoding transposase, with translation MPRQARLIAPGFPHHIVQRGHNRQPVFVRPRDFNYYLANLEEWKQTYEIEVYSYCLMTNHVHLIVQANDNTTAIPLLMKRLAGRQTRFANTTEGRSGTLWDGRYKISPIDTDAYLLACCRYVELNPVKAEMVKSAELYEWSSYAARIGLRRCHWLDEPATFCELAADRHLRAEAYKRFVEDSAVSKTDERIRSAINSNELTGSAKFANEIKRRIARGRI, from the coding sequence ATGCCCAGACAAGCCAGATTAATTGCCCCCGGTTTTCCCCATCACATCGTCCAGCGCGGCCACAACCGCCAGCCAGTGTTCGTTCGGCCGCGAGACTTCAATTACTACCTGGCGAATCTCGAAGAGTGGAAGCAAACCTACGAAATAGAAGTCTACAGCTACTGCTTGATGACCAATCATGTTCACCTGATTGTCCAGGCAAACGACAACACAACAGCTATTCCCCTGTTGATGAAACGCCTGGCAGGTCGTCAAACTCGCTTCGCTAACACCACCGAGGGCCGCAGTGGCACCCTGTGGGACGGGCGTTATAAAATCAGCCCTATCGATACCGACGCATATCTCCTGGCCTGCTGCCGTTATGTAGAGCTTAACCCCGTCAAAGCTGAGATGGTCAAGAGTGCGGAATTGTATGAGTGGTCAAGCTATGCCGCCCGCATAGGATTAAGGCGTTGCCACTGGCTAGATGAACCCGCGACGTTTTGCGAACTTGCCGCTGACAGACACCTTCGCGCTGAAGCCTACAAACGTTTCGTCGAAGACAGCGCAGTATCCAAAACCGATGAACGCATCAGATCGGCTATCAACAGCAATGAGTTAACGGGTAGCGCAAAATTTGCGAATGAAATAAAGCGGCGTATCGCCAGGGGACGGATTTGA